A part of Anser cygnoides isolate HZ-2024a breed goose chromosome 17, Taihu_goose_T2T_genome, whole genome shotgun sequence genomic DNA contains:
- the EIF4ENIF1 gene encoding eukaryotic translation initiation factor 4E transporter isoform X1, with protein MVKGLEVAMDKKGGTTEAENGDAFLELNRTVTKYPHRYTKEELLDIKERPYSKQRPSCLSEKYDSDGVWDPEKWHASLYPTSGRTSPVESFKKDLDSDRTSLMRRIVDPRERVKEDDLDVVLSPQRRSFGGGCHVTAAVSSRRSGSPLEKENDGVRVIGGRRIGSGRIISSRNFDKDHRGGEKDIRDSRDARDRDRERDYKDKRFRREFGDSKRVFGERRRNDSYTEEEPEWFSAGPTSQSETIELTGFDDKILEEDHKGRKRTRRRTASLKEGIECNGGVAEEDEVQTVIANETPADQEVPREAVLQEPAPGEFDFNEFFNLDKSVPGLASMIEDVLGEGSVSASRFSRWFSNPSRSGSRSSSLRSTPHEELERLAGLEQAILSPGQNSGNYFAPIPLEDHSENKVDILEMLQKAKVDLKPLLSSLSANKEKLRESTHSGVVLSVEEVEAGLKGLKVDQEGKIATPFMAEQVEEPLNIAGSRQIKKDGDMTAFNKLVSSMKASGTLPSQPKVNQSLDSHLMSPPEMPGQPLSKNILQELLGPPITRPASSNVLSGLISGLEPGASLLGQRAPSPPIPPVFPTRAASADYLRHRISSPIGFGQGSQQLLGDPFPGVRKPMSPVAAQMSPLEIQQAALEGLALPHDLAIQAANFYQHGFGKPQMDKSRDGYRNRQQRMTKSPAPGHRGNASSPAPTASITSMLSPSFTPTSVIRKMYESKEKSKEEPVSGKLKVSDGKDENQRPNEATDNLLSSSVENADQETLPTLGTKLPALQRSACSTPLTQANRCTKEQDYRPKSTGRKTPTMASPVPGGPFLRPVHQVPLVPHVPIVRPAHQLHPGLVQRMLAQGVHPQHLPILQAGMLPPGVDLSHLQGISAPILGQPFYPLPTASHHILNPRSGTPLQLAMMQQQLQRSGTGAQGSPAGVQTTPQNMPSRTGLSHGHTQLDHRPSQRSGSPIGLAKWFGSDVLQQPLPSMPSKVISVDELEYRQ; from the exons ATGGTCAAAGGCTTGGAAGTAGCCATGGATAAAAAAGGAGGCACAACGGAAGCTGAAAATGGTGATGCTTTCCTGGAGTTGAACAGAACTGTGACAAAATACCCTCATCGTTACACAAAA GAGGAACTGCTGGATATTAAAGAGCGTCCCTACTCTAAGCAAAGACCTTcttgtctttctgaaaaatatgacAG TGATGGTGTCTGGGATCCAGAGAAGTGGCATGCATCTTTATATCCAACTTCAGGAAGAACTTCACCAgtggaaagctttaaaaaagatttGGATTCAGATCGGACTTCTCTTATGCGTAGGATAGTAG ATCCAAGAGAGCGAGTGAAAGAAGATGACTTGGATGTAGTCTTAAGTCCACAAAGGCGAAGCTTTGGAGGTGGCTGTCATGTAACTGCAGCTGTTAGCTCACGTCGATCAGGCAGCccattagaaaaagaaaatgatggtGTCCGTGTTATTGGTGGCCGGAGGATTGGCAGTGGAAGAATTATCTCTTCTCGCAACTTTGATAAAGACCACCGGGGTGGTGAAAAAGACATACGTGATTCTAGAGATGCAAGAGACAGAGATCGTGAGAGGGACTACAAAGATAAACGCTTCagg AGGGAATTTGGTGACAGCAAACGTGTCTTTGGGGAGCGGAGACGGAATGACTCTTATACTGAAGAGGAACCTGAGTGGTTCTCTGCTGGTCCTACAAGTCAGTCTGAAACCATTGAGCTCACAGGCTTTGACGATAAAATTTTGGAGGAAGATCACAAAGGGAGAAAACGTACAAGACGACGCACAGCCTCGCTAAAAGAAG ggATTGAATGCAATGGTGGAGTGGCAGAAGAAGATGAAGTGCAAACTGTCATTGCCAATGAAACTCCAGCAGATCAAGAAGTTCCTAGGGAAGCTGTCTTACAAGAACCAGCTCCAGGAGAGTTTGACTTCAATGAGTTCTTTAACTTGGATAAAAGTGTTCCTGGCCTGGCTTCG ATGATAGAAGATGTGCTGGGGGAAGGTTCAGTGTCTGCCAGCAGGTTCAGCAGGTGGTTTTCTAATCCTAGTCGTTCTGGAAGTCGGTCAAGTAGCTTGAGATCTACACCACATGAGGAACTGGAGAGGCTGGCAG GTCTAGAGCAAGCCATTCTCTCCCCTGGCCAGAACTCTGGAAACTACTTTGCTCCCATTCCATTGGAAGACCACTCTGAAAACAAAGTGGACATCCTAGAAATGCTACAGAAAGCCAAAGTGGACTTAAAACCTCTTCTTTCAAGTCTTTCAGCCAACAAGGAAAAGCTTAGAGAGAGCA CACATTCAGGAGTAGTACTTTCAGTGGAAGAAGTTGAAGCTGGGCTTAAAGGCCTGAAAGTTgatcaggaaggaaaaattgCTACTCCGTTTATGGCAGAGCAAGTGGAGGAACCATTGAACATAGCAGGCTCCAGACAGATCAAGAAAGATGGTGATATGACTGCCTTTAACAAACTAGTCAGTAGCATGAAGGCAAGTGGGACTCTACCTTCACAGCCCAAAGTCAAT cAGAGCCTTGACAGCCACTTAATGTCACCTCCAGAGATGCCAGGCCAGCCTCTGTCAAAAAATATTCTACAG GAACTTCTTGGCCCACCTATTACCAGACCAGCTTCATCAAATGTCTTAAGTGGCCTGATAAGTGGATTGGAACCTGGAGCCTCTTTACTGGGACAAAGAGCACCTTCTCCTCCTATTCCACCTGTGTTTCCAACTCGAGCTGCTTCGGCAGATTACCTGCGTCACAGAATATCTTCACCCATTG GTTTTGGACAAGGTTCTCAGCAATTGCTTGGTGATCCATTTCCAGGTGTAAGGAAACCCATGAGCCCGGTTGCTGCCCAG ATGAGTCCCTTGGAAATACAGCAAGCTGCTTTAGAGGGACTAGCATTACCACATGACTTAGCCATACAGGCAGCAAACTTCTATCAGCATGGCTTTGGTAAACCACAAATGGACAAAAGCAGAGATGGCTACAGAAACAG ACAGCAGCGCATGACTAAATCACCAGCACCAGGACATAGAGGGAATGCGTCTTCTCCAGCCCCTACAGCATCCATTACTAGCATG TTGTCTCCTTCCTTTACACCTACCTCAGTGATTCGCAAGATGTATGAGAGCAAGGAGAAGAGCAAAGAGGAGCCAGTTTCTGGGAAATTGAAAGTCAGTGATGGTAAAGATGAAAATCAGAGGCCAAATGAAG CTACAGATAACCTACTGTCTAGTTCTGTGGAGAATGCAGATCAAGAAACTTTGCCCACCTTAGGTACCAAACTACCTGCACTGCAACGCTCTGCATGTTCCACACCTCTTACTCAAGCAAATCGTTGCACCAAAGAGCAAGACTACAGGCCTAAATCAACTGGCAGAAAGACTCCTACAATGGCCTCCCCAGTACCAGGAGGCCCTTTCCTCCGTCCTGTTCATCAAGTACCCCTTGTTCCCCATGTTCCAATTGTGCGACCTGCTCATCAACTGCATCCAGGATTGGTCCAGAGAATGCTGGCGCAGGGGGTTCATCCGCAACATCTTCCTATACTGCAAGCAG GTATGCTTCCTCCTGGAGTGGATCTGTCTCACTTGCAGGGAATATCTGCTCCAATCCTTGGCCAACCTTTTTATCCATTACCAACAGCCAGCCATCACATCTTAAATCCACGCTCTGGGACACCTTTGCAGCTAGCAATGATGCAACAGCAACTACAAAGATCAG GTACTGGAGCACAGGGATCACCTGCTGGTGTGCAAACAACCCCTCAGAACATGCCGTCTCGGACTGGATTATCTCATGGGCACACACAGCTTGACCATCGCCCCAGCCAGAGAAGTGGCTCTCCTATTGGCCTTGCAAAATGGTTTGGTTCGGATGTCTTGCAGCAGCCTCTCCCTTCTATGCCATCCAAAGTCATCAGTGTAGATGAACTGGAATATCGGCAGTGA
- the EIF4ENIF1 gene encoding eukaryotic translation initiation factor 4E transporter isoform X4 has product MVKGLEVAMDKKGGTTEAENGDAFLELNRTVTKYPHRYTKEELLDIKERPYSKQRPSCLSEKYDSDGVWDPEKWHASLYPTSGRTSPVESFKKDLDSDRTSLMRRIVDPRERVKEDDLDVVLSPQRRSFGGGCHVTAAVSSRRSGSPLEKENDGVRVIGGRRIGSGRIISSRNFDKDHRGGEKDIRDSRDARDRDRERDYKDKRFRREFGDSKRVFGERRRNDSYTEEEPEWFSAGPTSQSETIELTGFDDKILEEDHKGRKRTRRRTASLKEGIECNGGVAEEDEVQTVIANETPADQEVPREAVLQEPAPGEFDFNEFFNLDKSVPGLASMIEDVLGEGSVSASRFSRWFSNPSRSGSRSSSLRSTPHEELERLAGLEQAILSPGQNSGNYFAPIPLEDHSENKVDILEMLQKAKVDLKPLLSSLSANKEKLRESTHSGVVLSVEEVEAGLKGLKVDQEGKIATPFMAEQVEEPLNIAGSRQIKKDGDMTAFNKLVSSMKASGTLPSQPKVNQSLDSHLMSPPEMPGQPLSKNILQELLGPPITRPASSNVLSGLISGLEPGASLLGQRAPSPPIPPVFPTRAASADYLRHRISSPIGFGQGSQQLLGDPFPGVRKPMSPVAAQMSPLEIQQAALEGLALPHDLAIQAANFYQHGFGKPQMDKSRDGYRNRQQRMTKSPAPGHRGNASSPAPTASITSMLSPSFTPTSVIRKMYESKEKSKEEPVSGKLKVSDGKDENQRPNEATDNLLSSSVENADQETLPTLGTKLPALQRSACSTPLTQANRCTKEQDYRPKSTGRKTPTMASPVPGGPFLRPVHQVPLVPHVPIVRPAHQLHPGLVQRMLAQGVHPQHLPILQAASHHILNPRSGTPLQLAMMQQQLQRSGTGAQGSPAGVQTTPQNMPSRTGLSHGHTQLDHRPSQRSGSPIGLAKWFGSDVLQQPLPSMPSKVISVDELEYRQ; this is encoded by the exons ATGGTCAAAGGCTTGGAAGTAGCCATGGATAAAAAAGGAGGCACAACGGAAGCTGAAAATGGTGATGCTTTCCTGGAGTTGAACAGAACTGTGACAAAATACCCTCATCGTTACACAAAA GAGGAACTGCTGGATATTAAAGAGCGTCCCTACTCTAAGCAAAGACCTTcttgtctttctgaaaaatatgacAG TGATGGTGTCTGGGATCCAGAGAAGTGGCATGCATCTTTATATCCAACTTCAGGAAGAACTTCACCAgtggaaagctttaaaaaagatttGGATTCAGATCGGACTTCTCTTATGCGTAGGATAGTAG ATCCAAGAGAGCGAGTGAAAGAAGATGACTTGGATGTAGTCTTAAGTCCACAAAGGCGAAGCTTTGGAGGTGGCTGTCATGTAACTGCAGCTGTTAGCTCACGTCGATCAGGCAGCccattagaaaaagaaaatgatggtGTCCGTGTTATTGGTGGCCGGAGGATTGGCAGTGGAAGAATTATCTCTTCTCGCAACTTTGATAAAGACCACCGGGGTGGTGAAAAAGACATACGTGATTCTAGAGATGCAAGAGACAGAGATCGTGAGAGGGACTACAAAGATAAACGCTTCagg AGGGAATTTGGTGACAGCAAACGTGTCTTTGGGGAGCGGAGACGGAATGACTCTTATACTGAAGAGGAACCTGAGTGGTTCTCTGCTGGTCCTACAAGTCAGTCTGAAACCATTGAGCTCACAGGCTTTGACGATAAAATTTTGGAGGAAGATCACAAAGGGAGAAAACGTACAAGACGACGCACAGCCTCGCTAAAAGAAG ggATTGAATGCAATGGTGGAGTGGCAGAAGAAGATGAAGTGCAAACTGTCATTGCCAATGAAACTCCAGCAGATCAAGAAGTTCCTAGGGAAGCTGTCTTACAAGAACCAGCTCCAGGAGAGTTTGACTTCAATGAGTTCTTTAACTTGGATAAAAGTGTTCCTGGCCTGGCTTCG ATGATAGAAGATGTGCTGGGGGAAGGTTCAGTGTCTGCCAGCAGGTTCAGCAGGTGGTTTTCTAATCCTAGTCGTTCTGGAAGTCGGTCAAGTAGCTTGAGATCTACACCACATGAGGAACTGGAGAGGCTGGCAG GTCTAGAGCAAGCCATTCTCTCCCCTGGCCAGAACTCTGGAAACTACTTTGCTCCCATTCCATTGGAAGACCACTCTGAAAACAAAGTGGACATCCTAGAAATGCTACAGAAAGCCAAAGTGGACTTAAAACCTCTTCTTTCAAGTCTTTCAGCCAACAAGGAAAAGCTTAGAGAGAGCA CACATTCAGGAGTAGTACTTTCAGTGGAAGAAGTTGAAGCTGGGCTTAAAGGCCTGAAAGTTgatcaggaaggaaaaattgCTACTCCGTTTATGGCAGAGCAAGTGGAGGAACCATTGAACATAGCAGGCTCCAGACAGATCAAGAAAGATGGTGATATGACTGCCTTTAACAAACTAGTCAGTAGCATGAAGGCAAGTGGGACTCTACCTTCACAGCCCAAAGTCAAT cAGAGCCTTGACAGCCACTTAATGTCACCTCCAGAGATGCCAGGCCAGCCTCTGTCAAAAAATATTCTACAG GAACTTCTTGGCCCACCTATTACCAGACCAGCTTCATCAAATGTCTTAAGTGGCCTGATAAGTGGATTGGAACCTGGAGCCTCTTTACTGGGACAAAGAGCACCTTCTCCTCCTATTCCACCTGTGTTTCCAACTCGAGCTGCTTCGGCAGATTACCTGCGTCACAGAATATCTTCACCCATTG GTTTTGGACAAGGTTCTCAGCAATTGCTTGGTGATCCATTTCCAGGTGTAAGGAAACCCATGAGCCCGGTTGCTGCCCAG ATGAGTCCCTTGGAAATACAGCAAGCTGCTTTAGAGGGACTAGCATTACCACATGACTTAGCCATACAGGCAGCAAACTTCTATCAGCATGGCTTTGGTAAACCACAAATGGACAAAAGCAGAGATGGCTACAGAAACAG ACAGCAGCGCATGACTAAATCACCAGCACCAGGACATAGAGGGAATGCGTCTTCTCCAGCCCCTACAGCATCCATTACTAGCATG TTGTCTCCTTCCTTTACACCTACCTCAGTGATTCGCAAGATGTATGAGAGCAAGGAGAAGAGCAAAGAGGAGCCAGTTTCTGGGAAATTGAAAGTCAGTGATGGTAAAGATGAAAATCAGAGGCCAAATGAAG CTACAGATAACCTACTGTCTAGTTCTGTGGAGAATGCAGATCAAGAAACTTTGCCCACCTTAGGTACCAAACTACCTGCACTGCAACGCTCTGCATGTTCCACACCTCTTACTCAAGCAAATCGTTGCACCAAAGAGCAAGACTACAGGCCTAAATCAACTGGCAGAAAGACTCCTACAATGGCCTCCCCAGTACCAGGAGGCCCTTTCCTCCGTCCTGTTCATCAAGTACCCCTTGTTCCCCATGTTCCAATTGTGCGACCTGCTCATCAACTGCATCCAGGATTGGTCCAGAGAATGCTGGCGCAGGGGGTTCATCCGCAACATCTTCCTATACTGCAAGCAG CCAGCCATCACATCTTAAATCCACGCTCTGGGACACCTTTGCAGCTAGCAATGATGCAACAGCAACTACAAAGATCAG GTACTGGAGCACAGGGATCACCTGCTGGTGTGCAAACAACCCCTCAGAACATGCCGTCTCGGACTGGATTATCTCATGGGCACACACAGCTTGACCATCGCCCCAGCCAGAGAAGTGGCTCTCCTATTGGCCTTGCAAAATGGTTTGGTTCGGATGTCTTGCAGCAGCCTCTCCCTTCTATGCCATCCAAAGTCATCAGTGTAGATGAACTGGAATATCGGCAGTGA
- the EIF4ENIF1 gene encoding eukaryotic translation initiation factor 4E transporter isoform X3, translating into MVKGLEVAMDKKGGTTEAENGDAFLELNRTVTKYPHRYTKEELLDIKERPYSKQRPSCLSEKYDSDGVWDPEKWHASLYPTSGRTSPVESFKKDLDSDRTSLMRRIVDPRERVKEDDLDVVLSPQRRSFGGGCHVTAAVSSRRSGSPLEKENDGVRVIGGRRIGSGRIISSRNFDKDHRGGEKDIRDSRDARDRDRERDYKDKRFRREFGDSKRVFGERRRNDSYTEEEPEWFSAGPTSQSETIELTGFDDKILEEDHKGRKRTRRRTASLKEGIECNGGVAEEDEVQTVIANETPADQEVPREAVLQEPAPGEFDFNEFFNLDKSVPGLASMIEDVLGEGSVSASRFSRWFSNPSRSGSRSSSLRSTPHEELERLAGLEQAILSPGQNSGNYFAPIPLEDHSENKVDILEMLQKAKVDLKPLLSSLSANKEKLRESTHSGVVLSVEEVEAGLKGLKVDQEGKIATPFMAEQVEEPLNIAGSRQIKKDGDMTAFNKLVSSMKASGTLPSQPKVNQSLDSHLMSPPEMPGQPLSKNILQELLGPPITRPASSNVLSGLISGLEPGASLLGQRAPSPPIPPVFPTRAASADYLRHRISSPIGFGQGSQQLLGDPFPGVRKPMSPVAAQMSPLEIQQAALEGLALPHDLAIQAANFYQHGFGKPQMDKSRDGYRNRQQRMTKSPAPGHRGNASSPAPTASITSMLSPSFTPTSVIRKMYESKEKSKEEPVSGKLKVSDGKDENQRPNEGTKLPALQRSACSTPLTQANRCTKEQDYRPKSTGRKTPTMASPVPGGPFLRPVHQVPLVPHVPIVRPAHQLHPGLVQRMLAQGVHPQHLPILQAGMLPPGVDLSHLQGISAPILGQPFYPLPTASHHILNPRSGTPLQLAMMQQQLQRSGTGAQGSPAGVQTTPQNMPSRTGLSHGHTQLDHRPSQRSGSPIGLAKWFGSDVLQQPLPSMPSKVISVDELEYRQ; encoded by the exons ATGGTCAAAGGCTTGGAAGTAGCCATGGATAAAAAAGGAGGCACAACGGAAGCTGAAAATGGTGATGCTTTCCTGGAGTTGAACAGAACTGTGACAAAATACCCTCATCGTTACACAAAA GAGGAACTGCTGGATATTAAAGAGCGTCCCTACTCTAAGCAAAGACCTTcttgtctttctgaaaaatatgacAG TGATGGTGTCTGGGATCCAGAGAAGTGGCATGCATCTTTATATCCAACTTCAGGAAGAACTTCACCAgtggaaagctttaaaaaagatttGGATTCAGATCGGACTTCTCTTATGCGTAGGATAGTAG ATCCAAGAGAGCGAGTGAAAGAAGATGACTTGGATGTAGTCTTAAGTCCACAAAGGCGAAGCTTTGGAGGTGGCTGTCATGTAACTGCAGCTGTTAGCTCACGTCGATCAGGCAGCccattagaaaaagaaaatgatggtGTCCGTGTTATTGGTGGCCGGAGGATTGGCAGTGGAAGAATTATCTCTTCTCGCAACTTTGATAAAGACCACCGGGGTGGTGAAAAAGACATACGTGATTCTAGAGATGCAAGAGACAGAGATCGTGAGAGGGACTACAAAGATAAACGCTTCagg AGGGAATTTGGTGACAGCAAACGTGTCTTTGGGGAGCGGAGACGGAATGACTCTTATACTGAAGAGGAACCTGAGTGGTTCTCTGCTGGTCCTACAAGTCAGTCTGAAACCATTGAGCTCACAGGCTTTGACGATAAAATTTTGGAGGAAGATCACAAAGGGAGAAAACGTACAAGACGACGCACAGCCTCGCTAAAAGAAG ggATTGAATGCAATGGTGGAGTGGCAGAAGAAGATGAAGTGCAAACTGTCATTGCCAATGAAACTCCAGCAGATCAAGAAGTTCCTAGGGAAGCTGTCTTACAAGAACCAGCTCCAGGAGAGTTTGACTTCAATGAGTTCTTTAACTTGGATAAAAGTGTTCCTGGCCTGGCTTCG ATGATAGAAGATGTGCTGGGGGAAGGTTCAGTGTCTGCCAGCAGGTTCAGCAGGTGGTTTTCTAATCCTAGTCGTTCTGGAAGTCGGTCAAGTAGCTTGAGATCTACACCACATGAGGAACTGGAGAGGCTGGCAG GTCTAGAGCAAGCCATTCTCTCCCCTGGCCAGAACTCTGGAAACTACTTTGCTCCCATTCCATTGGAAGACCACTCTGAAAACAAAGTGGACATCCTAGAAATGCTACAGAAAGCCAAAGTGGACTTAAAACCTCTTCTTTCAAGTCTTTCAGCCAACAAGGAAAAGCTTAGAGAGAGCA CACATTCAGGAGTAGTACTTTCAGTGGAAGAAGTTGAAGCTGGGCTTAAAGGCCTGAAAGTTgatcaggaaggaaaaattgCTACTCCGTTTATGGCAGAGCAAGTGGAGGAACCATTGAACATAGCAGGCTCCAGACAGATCAAGAAAGATGGTGATATGACTGCCTTTAACAAACTAGTCAGTAGCATGAAGGCAAGTGGGACTCTACCTTCACAGCCCAAAGTCAAT cAGAGCCTTGACAGCCACTTAATGTCACCTCCAGAGATGCCAGGCCAGCCTCTGTCAAAAAATATTCTACAG GAACTTCTTGGCCCACCTATTACCAGACCAGCTTCATCAAATGTCTTAAGTGGCCTGATAAGTGGATTGGAACCTGGAGCCTCTTTACTGGGACAAAGAGCACCTTCTCCTCCTATTCCACCTGTGTTTCCAACTCGAGCTGCTTCGGCAGATTACCTGCGTCACAGAATATCTTCACCCATTG GTTTTGGACAAGGTTCTCAGCAATTGCTTGGTGATCCATTTCCAGGTGTAAGGAAACCCATGAGCCCGGTTGCTGCCCAG ATGAGTCCCTTGGAAATACAGCAAGCTGCTTTAGAGGGACTAGCATTACCACATGACTTAGCCATACAGGCAGCAAACTTCTATCAGCATGGCTTTGGTAAACCACAAATGGACAAAAGCAGAGATGGCTACAGAAACAG ACAGCAGCGCATGACTAAATCACCAGCACCAGGACATAGAGGGAATGCGTCTTCTCCAGCCCCTACAGCATCCATTACTAGCATG TTGTCTCCTTCCTTTACACCTACCTCAGTGATTCGCAAGATGTATGAGAGCAAGGAGAAGAGCAAAGAGGAGCCAGTTTCTGGGAAATTGAAAGTCAGTGATGGTAAAGATGAAAATCAGAGGCCAAATGAAG GTACCAAACTACCTGCACTGCAACGCTCTGCATGTTCCACACCTCTTACTCAAGCAAATCGTTGCACCAAAGAGCAAGACTACAGGCCTAAATCAACTGGCAGAAAGACTCCTACAATGGCCTCCCCAGTACCAGGAGGCCCTTTCCTCCGTCCTGTTCATCAAGTACCCCTTGTTCCCCATGTTCCAATTGTGCGACCTGCTCATCAACTGCATCCAGGATTGGTCCAGAGAATGCTGGCGCAGGGGGTTCATCCGCAACATCTTCCTATACTGCAAGCAG GTATGCTTCCTCCTGGAGTGGATCTGTCTCACTTGCAGGGAATATCTGCTCCAATCCTTGGCCAACCTTTTTATCCATTACCAACAGCCAGCCATCACATCTTAAATCCACGCTCTGGGACACCTTTGCAGCTAGCAATGATGCAACAGCAACTACAAAGATCAG GTACTGGAGCACAGGGATCACCTGCTGGTGTGCAAACAACCCCTCAGAACATGCCGTCTCGGACTGGATTATCTCATGGGCACACACAGCTTGACCATCGCCCCAGCCAGAGAAGTGGCTCTCCTATTGGCCTTGCAAAATGGTTTGGTTCGGATGTCTTGCAGCAGCCTCTCCCTTCTATGCCATCCAAAGTCATCAGTGTAGATGAACTGGAATATCGGCAGTGA